The following are from one region of the Stanieria cyanosphaera PCC 7437 genome:
- a CDS encoding cation:proton antiporter gives MTSYLIAENLADSNLESTLSTNPNAFAGLVSTLIILLLVATAVALITRWLKISYVIGLVLAGLVISKQALPESIGLNPDVILNLFLPILIFEAAINTEISRLRSTIKPITLLAGPGVVLSAAITAALLKYGLNLEWLTACAIGVILTITDTVSVIAAFRTVPVPGRLATIVEGESLLNDGVALVLLSLISTIHTQGSFSVGQGIEQLLIAFVGGGILGLGLGYLCLSLFKYLDDALSTILLTVAVSLGTFQIGQLLGVSSAIAVLIAGLVIGNLGFRQTSATTKVTLLNFWEYAGFGVNTFIFLLVGIEVEPLILLRTIPAALLAIVAYQIGRICVIYPLLYLLHFFDRPLPLRWQHVLIVGNVKGSLSMALALSLPLTLPGRTDVITLVFSTVLVSFIGQGLSLSWFVKRLKLSKHSAVKQRIETLQLNLIASKAAQQELKNLLQSGSLPKSLYEELFASYQARIATSERELRDLYNQRISEKQKKTQERNYLDGLRRRLYLAEKGAINDAVRKGLLSDDLAQSQIKELNEKLLSLKDD, from the coding sequence GTGACAAGCTATCTTATTGCTGAAAATTTAGCCGACTCTAATTTAGAATCTACACTTTCGACAAATCCTAATGCCTTTGCAGGATTAGTTAGTACTCTGATCATTTTGTTACTTGTCGCGACTGCTGTTGCCTTAATCACCCGATGGCTAAAAATTTCTTATGTCATAGGTTTAGTTTTAGCAGGGTTAGTAATCTCTAAACAGGCATTACCAGAATCAATTGGCTTAAACCCAGACGTAATTTTGAATTTGTTTTTGCCAATTTTGATTTTTGAGGCTGCTATTAATACTGAAATCAGTCGTTTACGAAGTACTATCAAGCCAATTACTTTACTCGCAGGACCTGGCGTGGTTTTATCTGCTGCTATTACAGCAGCGTTGCTCAAATATGGTCTTAACTTAGAATGGCTCACCGCTTGTGCTATAGGTGTAATTTTAACAATTACTGATACAGTATCTGTGATTGCAGCTTTTAGAACCGTACCTGTTCCTGGCAGACTTGCCACCATTGTTGAAGGAGAAAGTCTTTTAAATGATGGGGTCGCTTTGGTGTTACTGAGTCTGATCAGCACAATTCATACCCAGGGTTCTTTTAGTGTTGGGCAGGGAATTGAGCAACTTTTGATCGCCTTTGTTGGTGGAGGCATTTTAGGACTAGGACTGGGTTATCTTTGTCTTAGTTTATTCAAGTATTTGGATGACGCTTTAAGTACTATTTTGTTGACGGTTGCCGTATCTTTGGGGACATTTCAAATTGGTCAATTATTGGGAGTTTCTAGTGCGATCGCAGTATTGATTGCTGGGTTGGTGATTGGTAATCTTGGTTTTCGCCAAACTTCTGCCACTACCAAAGTTACTCTCTTAAACTTCTGGGAATACGCTGGATTTGGAGTGAATACTTTTATTTTTTTACTGGTAGGGATTGAAGTAGAGCCACTAATTCTTTTAAGAACCATTCCCGCAGCACTTTTAGCGATTGTAGCTTACCAAATCGGACGAATATGTGTAATTTATCCTTTACTTTATCTACTACATTTCTTTGATCGACCTTTACCGCTTCGTTGGCAACACGTCTTAATTGTAGGAAATGTTAAAGGTTCTTTATCAATGGCACTGGCTCTTAGCTTACCATTGACGTTACCTGGACGCACAGATGTAATTACTTTGGTCTTTAGTACAGTTTTAGTCTCATTCATCGGACAGGGATTAAGCTTATCTTGGTTTGTTAAACGATTAAAGTTATCTAAACATTCTGCCGTTAAACAGAGAATTGAAACTCTACAATTAAACTTGATTGCCTCCAAGGCAGCCCAACAGGAATTGAAAAATCTTTTGCAGTCTGGTAGTCTACCTAAATCCCTTTATGAAGAACTCTTTGCTAGTTATCAGGCAAGAATTGCTACATCAGAAAGGGAACTGCGAGATCTCTACAACCAGCGCATTAGCGAAAAGCAAAAGAAGACTCAAGAGCGGAACTATCTAGATGGACTGCGCCGTCGCCTTTATCTAGCAGAAAAGGGAGCTATTAATGATGCAGTACGTAAAGGACTTCTTTCTGATGACTTAGCTCAATCCCAAATTAAAGAATTAAATGAGAAACTTTTATCTCTTAAAGATGACTAA
- a CDS encoding potassium channel family protein has product MYVLIGGVGMMGADLAKTLLEMGHTIAVIDTDPLACQYAREKIGVMTFEGSAVNTTVLLEAGIRKADAVIATLQDDALNLALVTLSKHYGVTQIIVRMSDRDFAEPYLLAGASHIISTTQLAVTRIINAIDYPEVDAMIHFEQGQVEVLKLTIPKQCNVVGRSIAEIAQNPRFPAGTLIIGYQAHPHEDLIIPNGNTVLESGSTILAVTKPNLVRQLIDFMGLCS; this is encoded by the coding sequence ATGTACGTTCTGATTGGCGGAGTAGGGATGATGGGGGCAGATTTAGCCAAAACCTTACTCGAAATGGGACACACCATCGCCGTTATCGATACCGATCCCCTTGCTTGTCAGTATGCCCGTGAAAAAATTGGTGTGATGACTTTTGAAGGCAGTGCAGTCAATACAACTGTCTTACTAGAGGCGGGAATTCGTAAAGCTGATGCGGTTATTGCTACGCTTCAAGATGATGCCCTTAACTTGGCATTAGTAACCCTATCCAAACATTACGGTGTAACTCAAATCATAGTACGTATGAGCGATCGCGATTTTGCTGAACCTTATCTACTAGCTGGGGCAAGTCATATTATTAGTACTACTCAACTTGCTGTTACTAGAATTATTAACGCGATTGATTATCCTGAAGTGGATGCGATGATTCACTTTGAACAAGGACAAGTTGAAGTTTTAAAACTGACAATTCCAAAGCAATGTAATGTTGTAGGTCGTAGTATCGCTGAAATCGCTCAAAATCCTCGTTTTCCTGCTGGCACTTTGATTATTGGCTATCAAGCTCATCCCCATGAAGATTTAATTATTCCTAATGGCAACACAGTTTTAGAAAGTGGTTCAACGATTCTTGCTGTTACTAAACCTAATCTGGTTAGGCAGTTGATTGATTTTATGGGACTATGTTCTTAG
- a CDS encoding SPOR domain-containing protein produces MNSSQPNHQNHNKASGLVHQPFPEHEINIFNPPKNNPNGCLTKSNSESVWQASTQLSSPLPNNWLDQKVNPWIISSLLIVLLTNVVSGLVIYFYQSNTETKLVQDQQVNSINSPNLAAEEFIDLNQTSLSNIVLPQAKKNNNVKTKSKLKEKIISPLAIPPTSIPNPLGMTSSIAPNYYYILSEYTGEESLALAQQKVANVSLVNFPQGVFIYLGAFAAKEQANQFVTQLKHEGMDAYIYPFE; encoded by the coding sequence ATGAATTCATCACAACCGAATCATCAAAATCACAATAAAGCTTCTGGTTTAGTTCATCAACCTTTTCCTGAACATGAAATTAATATTTTTAATCCTCCTAAAAATAATCCCAACGGCTGTTTAACTAAATCAAATTCTGAATCTGTTTGGCAAGCTTCAACTCAATTATCTTCTCCTTTGCCTAATAATTGGTTAGATCAAAAAGTTAATCCTTGGATAATTAGTTCGCTGCTAATTGTACTTTTGACTAATGTTGTGTCTGGTCTAGTTATTTATTTTTATCAATCAAATACTGAAACTAAATTAGTTCAAGATCAGCAGGTTAATTCTATTAATAGTCCTAATTTAGCAGCCGAAGAGTTTATCGATCTCAATCAAACAAGTTTAAGTAATATTGTTCTGCCTCAAGCTAAAAAAAATAATAATGTTAAGACTAAATCTAAACTTAAAGAAAAGATTATTTCTCCGTTAGCTATTCCTCCTACTAGTATTCCTAACCCACTGGGAATGACCTCTTCAATTGCTCCTAATTATTATTATATTTTGTCAGAATATACAGGTGAAGAATCCTTAGCTTTGGCACAACAAAAAGTTGCTAATGTTTCCTTAGTTAATTTTCCTCAAGGTGTTTTTATTTATTTAGGAGCTTTTGCTGCCAAAGAGCAAGCTAATCAATTTGTGACACAACTTAAACACGAAGGAATGGATGCTTATATTTATCCTTTTGAATAA
- the dxr gene encoding 1-deoxy-D-xylulose-5-phosphate reductoisomerase, translating into MKAITILGSTGSIGTQTLDIVAHHPDKFRVVGLAAGRNIELLVQQIRQFEPEIVATSCPEKLPELQNETASLPNPPQIVAGAEGVVEVARYGDAESVVTGIVGCAGLLPTIAAIEAGKDIALANKETLIAGGPVVLPLVKKHGVKLLPADSEHSAIFQCLQGVPQGGLRKIILTASGGAFRDLPVEKLSTVTVKDALKHPNWSMGQKITIDSATLMNKGLEVIEAHFLFGLDYDRIEIVIHPQSIIHSLIELQDTSVLAQLGWPDMRLPLLYALSFPERIYTDWERLDLVKAGDLTFREPDHDKYPCMQLAYAAGQAGGLMPAVLNAANEQAVALFLAEQIQFLDIPRLIETTCDRAYNQNTQTPTLEDILNADNWARETVITASKELNQSGSLISLT; encoded by the coding sequence GTGAAAGCAATTACAATTCTTGGTTCTACTGGTTCTATTGGTACGCAAACTTTAGATATTGTTGCCCATCATCCAGATAAATTTCGTGTAGTTGGTTTAGCAGCAGGACGAAATATTGAGCTTTTAGTGCAACAAATTCGTCAATTTGAACCAGAAATAGTCGCTACTTCTTGTCCAGAAAAACTTCCCGAATTACAAAATGAGACCGCTTCTTTACCTAATCCTCCGCAAATTGTAGCAGGAGCAGAAGGAGTAGTTGAAGTAGCGCGTTATGGTGATGCAGAAAGTGTAGTGACAGGAATTGTTGGTTGTGCTGGTTTATTACCTACCATTGCTGCGATAGAAGCAGGTAAAGATATTGCCCTCGCTAACAAAGAAACTTTAATTGCAGGAGGTCCCGTTGTTTTACCTTTAGTCAAAAAACACGGCGTTAAACTTCTTCCTGCGGACTCGGAACATTCAGCCATTTTTCAATGTTTACAAGGTGTTCCCCAAGGCGGTTTAAGAAAAATTATTTTAACTGCTTCTGGTGGTGCTTTCCGCGATCTTCCTGTCGAGAAATTAAGCACTGTTACGGTTAAAGATGCTCTCAAACATCCTAACTGGTCGATGGGTCAAAAAATTACTATCGATTCAGCAACCTTAATGAATAAAGGTTTAGAAGTAATTGAAGCGCACTTTTTGTTTGGCTTAGATTACGATCGCATCGAAATTGTGATTCATCCCCAAAGTATCATTCACTCTTTAATTGAGCTACAAGATACATCTGTACTAGCTCAGTTAGGATGGCCCGATATGCGTTTACCTTTACTTTATGCCTTGTCTTTTCCTGAAAGGATTTATACTGATTGGGAACGCTTAGATTTAGTCAAAGCTGGTGATTTAACTTTCCGTGAACCAGATCATGATAAATATCCTTGTATGCAACTAGCTTATGCAGCCGGGCAAGCTGGCGGTTTAATGCCTGCGGTACTCAATGCAGCTAATGAACAAGCAGTAGCTTTATTTTTAGCCGAACAAATTCAATTTTTAGACATACCCCGTTTAATCGAAACTACTTGCGATCGCGCTTACAATCAAAATACTCAAACTCCCACTTTAGAAGATATTCTGAATGCAGATAATTGGGCAAGAGAAACTGTTATAACTGCTAGTAAGGAATTAAACCAAAGCGGTTCTTTAATTTCTTTAACATAA
- a CDS encoding YihY/virulence factor BrkB family protein: protein MTIGKILKLLKETFQQWQKDKVSLLAAALAYYTVFSIAPLLVLAVAIAGSVFGQDAAKAETISQLENLVGTEGTSAIVVALNNANQPELGNIASLISVGILLVGASGVFGQLQDALNTVWNVQPKPGRGIWLFISKRLLSFLMVVAIGFLLLASLIISAVLSTVRKLNIDFLPGSEFLWENIDFFVSFGLLTFMFALMFKYVPDVKITWKDVSVGAIITSLLFIFGKFLLGWYFEKGGLGSTYGAAGSLIIFLAWVYYSAQIILFGAEFTQVYAHKYGSKILPSRRSQRVELNN, encoded by the coding sequence ATGACGATTGGGAAAATACTTAAATTATTAAAAGAAACTTTTCAACAATGGCAAAAAGATAAAGTATCACTTTTAGCTGCTGCCTTAGCTTATTACACAGTTTTTTCCATTGCACCCTTATTAGTTCTGGCAGTTGCGATCGCTGGGTCGGTTTTTGGACAAGATGCTGCTAAAGCAGAGACAATTAGTCAATTAGAAAATTTAGTAGGTACGGAAGGAACAAGCGCGATTGTAGTAGCGTTAAATAATGCTAATCAACCAGAACTAGGTAATATAGCTTCATTAATTAGTGTGGGAATTTTGTTAGTTGGTGCTTCGGGAGTTTTTGGTCAACTACAAGATGCACTAAATACGGTTTGGAATGTACAACCCAAACCAGGAAGAGGGATTTGGTTATTTATCAGTAAGCGGTTACTTTCTTTCTTAATGGTAGTCGCGATCGGTTTTTTATTACTTGCTTCTTTAATTATTAGTGCAGTTTTATCTACTGTGAGAAAATTAAATATTGATTTTTTGCCTGGTTCAGAATTTTTATGGGAAAATATTGATTTTTTTGTCTCTTTTGGCTTACTAACTTTTATGTTTGCTTTAATGTTTAAATATGTTCCTGATGTCAAAATTACTTGGAAAGATGTCTCGGTAGGAGCAATTATTACTTCTTTATTATTTATTTTTGGTAAATTTTTATTGGGATGGTATTTTGAAAAAGGTGGTTTAGGTTCTACTTATGGCGCAGCAGGTTCTTTGATTATCTTTTTAGCTTGGGTTTATTATTCGGCTCAAATTATTTTGTTTGGA